From a single Planococcus shenhongbingii genomic region:
- a CDS encoding energy-coupling factor ABC transporter ATP-binding protein produces MNSIIMSFEDVTFTYMPEDETVRPAVEDLSFTIEEGQWIALVGHNGSGKSTIAKLMNGLLFPGKGKVEAMGQTMSEESLWSIRSQMGMVFQNPDNQFVGATVQDDVAFALENNGVPHEEMVVRVKESLRQVKMEDYLDHEPHHLSGGQKQRVAIAGALALRPRLLILDEATSMLDPQGRMEVIETIRELREETGLTVISITHDLEEAALADRIIVMNAGHKHKEGTPEEVFLTGNELTKLGLDLPFAMRMTHLLREAGIQVHGEHMTEDELVEDLWTFYSEK; encoded by the coding sequence ATGAATTCGATTATTATGTCATTTGAAGATGTGACATTTACATATATGCCAGAAGATGAAACGGTAAGACCTGCAGTAGAAGATCTGTCTTTTACAATTGAAGAAGGACAATGGATTGCTCTGGTTGGTCACAATGGCTCTGGAAAATCGACAATTGCCAAGTTAATGAACGGGTTGTTGTTTCCCGGGAAAGGCAAAGTTGAAGCGATGGGCCAAACGATGTCGGAAGAAAGTCTATGGAGTATCCGTTCTCAGATGGGAATGGTATTCCAGAATCCTGACAACCAGTTTGTAGGCGCAACTGTCCAGGATGACGTAGCTTTTGCCTTAGAGAATAATGGAGTGCCGCACGAGGAAATGGTGGTTCGCGTCAAAGAGTCTCTGCGCCAAGTAAAGATGGAAGATTATTTGGATCATGAGCCACACCATCTTTCCGGCGGACAAAAGCAGCGAGTAGCGATAGCAGGTGCCTTGGCGTTAAGGCCGAGGCTTCTAATTCTGGATGAAGCGACTTCGATGCTTGATCCGCAGGGACGCATGGAAGTTATAGAAACGATCCGTGAATTGCGGGAAGAAACAGGTCTAACGGTTATTTCGATTACTCACGATTTGGAAGAAGCTGCGCTTGCAGACCGCATCATTGTGATGAATGCAGGACATAAGCATAAAGAAGGTACGCCGGAAGAAGTATTTTTAACTGGCAACGAATTAACAAAGCTCGGCTTGGATTTGCCTTTTGCGATGCGCATGACGCATTTGCTGAGAGAAGCAGGAATTCAAGTTCATGGAGAACATATGACAGAAGACGAGCTAGTGGAGGATTTATGGACATTTTACTCCGAGAAGTAG
- a CDS encoding energy-coupling factor ABC transporter ATP-binding protein: MDILLREVGYSYAVNTPFEKRALHDVSLHIPSGSYTAIIGHTGSGKSTVLQHLNALLKPTEGSVVIGEQQIEAKTKAKNLRGIRRQVGIVFQFPEQQLFDETVLKDIMFGPLNYGVSEEEASRRAHELVEQLGLPPEVLQKSPFDLSGGQMRRVAIAGVLAMDPEVLVLDEPTAGLDPKGRREIMDLFHQLHIQKGLTTVLVTHSMEDAARYADQVAIMHNGKCVATGEPRDIFANEEQLLDYRLEPPRTVRLQRKFEEKMGIKLDGISLTEEALAKNLALALSEGRESE; the protein is encoded by the coding sequence ATGGACATTTTACTCCGAGAAGTAGGATACAGTTATGCAGTTAATACGCCTTTTGAGAAAAGAGCCTTGCATGATGTCAGTTTGCATATTCCGTCAGGCTCATATACAGCGATCATTGGCCATACGGGGTCTGGAAAATCAACCGTCTTGCAGCATTTGAATGCTTTGTTAAAACCGACTGAAGGGTCCGTTGTCATCGGGGAACAGCAGATTGAAGCGAAGACAAAAGCTAAAAATCTACGTGGAATCCGTCGGCAAGTAGGCATCGTTTTTCAGTTTCCAGAGCAGCAGTTGTTTGACGAAACCGTTTTGAAGGATATCATGTTTGGTCCATTGAATTACGGCGTTTCTGAAGAAGAAGCAAGCCGACGCGCTCATGAATTGGTCGAACAGCTTGGTTTGCCGCCGGAAGTATTGCAGAAATCGCCATTTGATTTATCAGGAGGGCAAATGCGCCGTGTCGCAATTGCGGGTGTACTGGCCATGGATCCTGAAGTTCTGGTACTTGATGAACCGACTGCCGGTCTGGATCCTAAAGGACGCCGGGAGATTATGGACCTGTTTCATCAGCTTCATATACAAAAAGGTTTAACGACGGTGCTCGTTACTCATAGCATGGAAGACGCAGCCCGCTACGCAGACCAAGTGGCTATCATGCACAATGGGAAATGTGTAGCGACGGGAGAGCCTAGAGATATTTTTGCCAATGAAGAACAATTACTGGACTATCGCTTAGAGCCGCCCCGTACGGTCCGGCTTCAGCGGAAATTCGAAGAAAAGATGGGCATTAAACTGGACGGGATTTCCCTGACAGAAGAAGCGTTGGCAAAAAACTTGGCGCTGGCGCTTTCGGAAGGGCGTGAATCCGAATGA
- a CDS encoding energy-coupling factor transporter transmembrane component T family protein: MMEKMIFGRFIPGDSFIHRLDPRAKILFVFIFIGIVFVANNTLTYLVLLSFTFFIVFLSKIRLYFLVNGLKPVFILLIFTFLLHIFFTKEGEILLDFGFIEIYEEGLRQGIFISIRFLVLVFITSILTLTTSPISITDGIEVLLGPFKRFKLPVHELALMMSISLRFIPTLMDETGKILKAQMARGSDIGSGPVKERIKAVVPLLIPLFVSAFKRAEDLATAMEVRGYRGGAGRTRYRQLDWRMKDTLSLMLLVGLTAVLWYFRT, translated from the coding sequence ATGATGGAAAAAATGATTTTTGGCCGCTTTATACCAGGAGATTCGTTTATCCATCGACTGGACCCTCGAGCAAAAATCCTATTCGTCTTTATTTTTATTGGAATCGTCTTTGTGGCGAATAATACTTTAACTTATCTTGTTTTATTGTCATTCACGTTTTTTATCGTGTTTTTATCAAAGATTCGCTTATACTTCCTTGTAAATGGGTTAAAGCCGGTCTTCATTTTATTGATATTTACATTCCTCCTGCACATTTTCTTTACAAAAGAAGGGGAAATCTTACTTGATTTTGGCTTTATTGAAATTTATGAGGAAGGTTTGCGGCAAGGGATTTTTATTTCCATCCGGTTTTTGGTGCTGGTGTTCATTACCAGTATTTTAACGCTCACAACTTCACCGATATCAATTACGGATGGCATTGAGGTACTGCTTGGTCCATTTAAGCGGTTTAAGCTTCCGGTCCATGAGTTGGCGCTGATGATGTCCATTTCGCTGCGATTCATCCCGACGTTAATGGATGAAACGGGCAAGATTTTAAAAGCGCAAATGGCGAGAGGATCGGATATTGGCTCAGGTCCAGTAAAAGAACGCATCAAGGCGGTAGTGCCGCTATTGATCCCGTTGTTCGTCAGCGCCTTTAAGCGAGCCGAAGACTTGGCAACGGCGATGGAAGTCCGGGGATACCGCGGCGGTGCCGGCAGAACGCGATACCGCCAGCTAGATTGGCGGATGAAAGATACACTGAGCTTAATGCTGCTGGTCGGATTAACGGCAGTGCTCTGGTATTTCCGCACGTAA
- the truA gene encoding tRNA pseudouridine(38-40) synthase TruA encodes MKRYKAKIAYDGSGFAGYQIQPDSRTVQQELLTVLKRIHKGEAIQVVASGRTDAKVHATGQVIHFDSPLDIPLNGWLKALNVLLPEDIRVHDIEETDPAFHARYHTSGKTYRYKWNRSKVISPFTRNYLVHVKQLPDVAQMRIASKAILGTHDFSSFCAANTGVVDKVRTIRHLEFEEHGEELHMVIEGSGFLYNMVRIIAGTLMEVGIGRRDASELAEIVGAADRSRAGKTAAAHGLYLENVEYES; translated from the coding sequence ATGAAACGATATAAAGCGAAAATTGCTTACGATGGTTCTGGATTTGCAGGATATCAGATCCAACCTGATTCACGTACTGTTCAGCAGGAATTGTTGACGGTGTTAAAGAGAATCCATAAAGGCGAAGCCATTCAAGTGGTGGCGAGCGGCCGCACCGATGCGAAAGTGCATGCTACAGGACAGGTGATCCATTTTGACAGTCCGCTTGATATTCCGTTGAACGGTTGGCTGAAAGCGCTCAATGTGCTTCTGCCTGAAGATATCCGGGTACATGATATTGAAGAAACGGACCCCGCATTTCATGCCAGGTATCATACCAGCGGAAAAACCTATCGCTATAAATGGAACCGCAGCAAAGTCATCAGCCCATTTACGCGGAACTATCTGGTACATGTAAAGCAGCTGCCGGATGTTGCTCAAATGAGGATTGCTTCAAAAGCGATTCTTGGTACGCATGATTTTTCAAGTTTTTGTGCAGCGAATACTGGAGTAGTGGATAAAGTCCGGACAATCCGTCACTTGGAGTTTGAAGAGCATGGCGAAGAACTGCATATGGTCATTGAAGGCTCCGGGTTTTTGTATAATATGGTCCGCATTATTGCCGGCACTTTGATGGAAGTGGGAATCGGCAGAAGAGACGCTTCAGAGCTGGCGGAAATTGTTGGAGCGGCGGACCGGAGCAGAGCCGGGAAAACGGCAGCTGCACATGGTTTATACCTGGAAAATGTGGAGTACGAAAGCTGA
- the rplM gene encoding 50S ribosomal protein L13, whose amino-acid sequence MRTTFMAKGHEVERKWLVVDAEGQTLGRLASEVASILRGKYKPTFTPNVDTGDHVIIINAEKIHLTGNKLADKIYYRHTQYTGGLKQRTALEMRTKYPTKMLELAIKGMLPKNTLGRQQFKKLHVYAGSEHNHQAQQPEAYTLRG is encoded by the coding sequence ATGCGTACAACATTCATGGCTAAAGGTCACGAAGTAGAGCGTAAATGGTTGGTTGTCGATGCAGAAGGGCAAACTCTTGGTCGTTTGGCTTCTGAAGTCGCTTCAATCCTACGCGGTAAATACAAACCAACATTCACACCAAACGTTGACACAGGTGACCACGTGATCATCATCAACGCTGAAAAGATTCACCTTACTGGTAACAAATTAGCTGACAAAATTTACTACCGCCACACTCAATACACAGGTGGTTTGAAACAACGTACAGCTCTTGAAATGCGTACAAAATACCCGACAAAAATGCTTGAATTGGCTATTAAAGGGATGCTTCCTAAAAACACTTTAGGTCGTCAACAGTTCAAAAAATTACACGTTTATGCTGGATCAGAACATAACCACCAAGCACAACAACCAGAAGCTTATACACTTCGCGGATAA
- the rpsI gene encoding 30S ribosomal protein S9, which translates to MAQVQYIGTGRRKNSTARVRLVPGDGTITINNRDVSDYVPYETLEQIIKQPLVTTETLGSYDVLVNVRGGGFTGQAGAVRHGIARALLTVDPAFRAALKSAGFLTRDPRMKERKKPGLRSARRAPQFSKR; encoded by the coding sequence TTGGCACAAGTTCAATATATTGGTACAGGTCGCCGTAAAAACTCTACAGCTCGCGTACGTTTAGTACCAGGAGACGGCACAATTACAATCAACAACCGTGACGTATCGGATTACGTTCCATACGAAACACTTGAACAAATCATCAAACAACCACTAGTAACTACTGAAACTCTAGGTAGCTATGACGTACTTGTAAACGTAAGAGGCGGAGGCTTTACAGGTCAAGCTGGAGCAGTACGCCACGGAATTGCACGCGCTCTACTTACTGTAGATCCTGCTTTCCGTGCTGCTTTGAAATCAGCTGGATTCTTAACTCGTGACCCACGTATGAAAGAACGTAAGAAACCAGGTCTTCGTTCAGCTCGTCGTGCACCTCAGTTCTCAAAACGTTAA
- a CDS encoding Mrp/NBP35 family ATP-binding protein, whose product MLTEIQVREVLGELQDPFLHRSLTETNGITSVKIKEEKNHVSVKLAIAKTNTPEQMQLQMKVVDVLKGAGADSVGIRFEELAPETLAQFRGTASESEAQDLLSPLNKVEFISIASGKGGVGKSTVSVNLAIALARLGKKVGLIDADIYGFSVPDMMGIDKVPVVRGETIIPVERFGVKVISMGFFVEDNMPVVWRGPMLGKVLDQFFRDVEWGDLDYLLLDLPPGTGDVALDIHQMLPASKEIVVTTPHPTAAFVAARAGAMAIQTDHEVLGVIENMSWFESKETGKREYLFGQGGGPKLAEELQVPLLGQIPLGQPDWNEADFAPSVYLEDHPTGKIYGEIAEQILAQFAKK is encoded by the coding sequence ATGTTAACTGAAATTCAAGTTCGCGAAGTACTCGGAGAGTTACAAGATCCGTTTTTACATAGATCGCTGACGGAAACAAACGGCATAACGTCTGTGAAAATAAAAGAAGAAAAAAATCACGTGAGTGTTAAATTGGCGATTGCAAAAACCAATACACCTGAACAAATGCAATTGCAAATGAAAGTGGTTGATGTGCTGAAAGGAGCGGGAGCAGACTCTGTCGGCATCCGTTTTGAAGAACTGGCACCGGAGACGCTAGCTCAGTTCCGCGGAACAGCAAGCGAATCGGAAGCGCAGGACTTGCTTTCACCCTTGAACAAAGTAGAATTCATTTCGATTGCGAGCGGAAAAGGCGGCGTCGGAAAATCAACGGTTTCCGTTAACTTGGCGATTGCACTAGCGCGCCTTGGCAAGAAAGTCGGCTTGATTGATGCTGACATTTACGGTTTTAGTGTTCCGGATATGATGGGTATTGATAAAGTCCCTGTAGTCCGTGGAGAAACGATTATTCCGGTAGAGCGTTTTGGTGTGAAAGTTATTTCGATGGGCTTCTTCGTGGAAGACAATATGCCCGTGGTATGGCGTGGCCCAATGCTAGGAAAAGTTCTGGATCAATTTTTCCGTGACGTGGAATGGGGAGATCTCGACTATCTACTATTGGACTTGCCACCAGGAACAGGCGATGTAGCATTGGATATCCACCAGATGCTACCGGCATCCAAAGAGATCGTTGTTACCACTCCGCATCCGACGGCTGCTTTTGTAGCTGCGCGTGCTGGCGCTATGGCGATTCAAACAGACCACGAAGTACTAGGGGTTATCGAGAACATGTCTTGGTTTGAGAGCAAAGAAACAGGCAAAAGAGAATATCTATTTGGCCAAGGCGGCGGCCCAAAACTTGCTGAAGAATTGCAAGTGCCTTTGCTTGGACAAATTCCTTTAGGCCAACCAGATTGGAATGAAGCAGACTTTGCTCCGTCGGTATACTTGGAAGACCATCCAACAGGAAAAATTTATGGTGAAATTGCGGAACAGATTCTCGCTCAATTCGCTAAAAAATAA
- a CDS encoding KinB-signaling pathway activation protein, which produces MTIRNWVKFFFKALLIGGGVTGILGIFIRWNDIFSKPVANGEWGEVIAGFVWMVIIGLTMSIISQLCFFAYLTVHQIGMNIFRTLRLWNWVQVLIIVVVVLDLIVFRFAPNAETVGQVWLYGVLLAILLITAFITAYFKAKWTNKETFISALFFMIVITTVEWLPALMVEEGNIDSWVTLLLFPFLAVNAYQLLVLPKYNAQSDVDRQRLEERRAARKAGAQAKAKK; this is translated from the coding sequence GTGACAATACGAAACTGGGTTAAGTTTTTCTTTAAAGCACTTTTAATCGGTGGGGGAGTAACCGGTATCCTGGGCATATTCATCCGCTGGAACGATATATTTTCTAAGCCGGTAGCAAACGGAGAATGGGGAGAAGTGATTGCCGGGTTTGTCTGGATGGTCATTATTGGACTGACAATGAGTATTATCAGTCAATTGTGTTTCTTCGCTTATTTGACGGTGCATCAAATCGGGATGAATATTTTCCGCACGCTGCGGTTATGGAATTGGGTCCAAGTTTTAATTATTGTGGTAGTGGTTTTAGATTTAATCGTTTTCCGGTTTGCACCGAATGCAGAAACGGTTGGACAGGTTTGGCTGTATGGAGTGTTGTTAGCGATTCTGCTTATTACCGCATTTATAACAGCATACTTCAAAGCGAAATGGACCAATAAAGAAACGTTTATCTCGGCTTTATTCTTTATGATTGTAATTACGACAGTTGAATGGCTTCCGGCATTAATGGTTGAGGAAGGAAATATTGATAGCTGGGTTACATTATTGCTGTTCCCTTTTTTAGCAGTCAATGCTTATCAGTTATTAGTTTTGCCGAAATACAATGCACAGTCAGATGTTGATCGCCAGAGACTGGAAGAAAGACGAGCGGCACGTAAAGCTGGGGCGCAAGCAAAAGCGAAAAAATAA